The following proteins are co-located in the Gloeocapsa sp. PCC 7428 genome:
- a CDS encoding kelch repeat-containing protein codes for MAADLSLDFSTGVPGSVADKNGLGTGFTSVQANSSGDAYDLSLINLDTASSSLVLTATQGSNAAANNLKNALQVAVDTITQPFRISTRLKGPVTNLNAAYKQGGIFLGSDQDNYAKLVVVNDGKDLKLQFYNEQNGSGTSIGEIKGLNWAGVQTLDLYLTGNPQTKTLTAAYRVNSNSALPTTLQQVQLNNAAAASLFANSATARAGILAFTGQSKKVDVTFDYFGVNSLGSPNPDFNQINWSSGAAMPVGRTEAGSAIADGKLFVFGGYSGSWRPSSRSDVYDPQTNTWSQIADLPKPVNHIGTAVDGKNIYIAGGYLAKDPVGQIFATQDVWKYNIDTNSWSPMPALPEARASGGLAVVNGKLHFFGGADINRQDKGNHWTLDLNGGTSWSAAAPLPNPRTHMGDVVLGGKIYAIGGQHGVDENLVTQSSVHVWDPANPNEWREVASLPKARSHISSSTFVMDGKIIVAGGEFAHEKFSADVTAYDPLSNTWQALTPLPQARLAGVAASFGNKILFTGGHPAFSATSFQGSPVINNQQNQKAQTLYRINVGSSTAYTDSNGNTWSPDTGLFNPQLAPALNGGPFNPTPAIANTLDDTLYQSFRGKVGASNTPLASRVLSLNLPIGAPQSVDVRLHFAELYYGAPGRAAGGAGKRVFDVIAEGQTVLKNFDIFAASGSALNAVVVPINGIQVNDGTLNLQFAAQQDFASIAAIEVLSASS; via the coding sequence ATGGCTGCGGATTTAAGCTTAGATTTTTCGACAGGAGTACCAGGAAGCGTAGCAGACAAAAATGGACTCGGAACAGGGTTCACATCCGTGCAAGCGAACAGCAGCGGCGATGCGTACGACCTGAGTTTGATTAATCTCGATACCGCCAGCAGCAGCTTAGTGCTAACCGCAACGCAAGGCAGCAATGCGGCAGCGAACAACCTGAAAAATGCACTGCAAGTAGCGGTAGATACAATCACGCAGCCATTTAGAATCAGTACGCGGCTCAAAGGACCCGTCACCAACCTCAACGCGGCGTACAAGCAAGGCGGCATCTTTCTCGGTTCAGACCAAGACAACTACGCCAAACTTGTTGTTGTCAACGACGGCAAAGACTTGAAGTTGCAGTTCTACAACGAACAAAATGGCAGTGGGACGAGCATTGGTGAAATCAAAGGTTTAAACTGGGCAGGCGTGCAGACGCTCGACTTGTACCTGACAGGCAACCCGCAAACCAAAACGCTCACAGCAGCGTATCGCGTGAACTCGAATAGTGCCTTACCAACCACTCTACAACAAGTCCAATTAAACAATGCCGCAGCCGCATCGTTGTTTGCGAACAGTGCCACCGCCCGCGCTGGCATTTTGGCGTTTACGGGTCAGTCAAAGAAAGTCGATGTCACGTTTGACTATTTTGGCGTGAACTCGCTTGGCAGTCCTAACCCCGACTTTAATCAGATTAACTGGAGTAGTGGCGCTGCGATGCCGGTAGGCAGAACTGAGGCAGGAAGTGCGATCGCTGATGGCAAGTTATTTGTATTTGGAGGCTATAGTGGCAGTTGGCGACCTAGCTCTCGATCAGACGTCTACGACCCACAAACAAATACATGGTCGCAAATCGCAGATTTACCCAAGCCAGTTAATCATATTGGAACAGCGGTAGACGGCAAAAATATCTATATCGCCGGTGGTTACCTTGCCAAAGATCCTGTAGGACAGATTTTTGCGACTCAAGATGTTTGGAAATACAACATCGATACAAATTCTTGGTCGCCTATGCCAGCATTACCCGAAGCGCGGGCATCGGGGGGTTTAGCTGTCGTTAATGGCAAGCTTCATTTCTTTGGCGGAGCGGATATTAATCGTCAAGACAAAGGCAATCATTGGACTTTAGATTTAAATGGAGGAACAAGCTGGAGTGCGGCGGCTCCTTTGCCAAATCCCCGTACGCACATGGGTGATGTTGTTCTAGGAGGCAAGATTTATGCGATTGGTGGTCAGCATGGTGTCGATGAAAACTTAGTCACCCAAAGTTCCGTCCATGTATGGGACCCTGCGAATCCTAACGAGTGGCGAGAAGTTGCGAGTTTACCTAAAGCGCGATCGCATATTTCGAGTTCCACATTTGTGATGGACGGCAAAATCATCGTTGCAGGTGGTGAATTTGCCCATGAAAAGTTCTCAGCGGATGTCACAGCCTACGACCCACTATCGAACACATGGCAAGCGCTGACACCACTACCACAAGCGCGACTTGCAGGTGTTGCCGCAAGTTTTGGAAACAAGATTCTCTTTACAGGTGGACATCCAGCATTTAGTGCAACGTCATTCCAAGGCTCACCTGTCATCAACAATCAGCAAAATCAAAAAGCACAAACACTGTATCGGATAAATGTAGGCAGCAGCACAGCATACACCGATAGTAATGGCAATACCTGGTCGCCGGATACTGGTCTATTCAACCCGCAGTTGGCACCCGCGCTCAACGGCGGTCCATTCAATCCCACCCCAGCGATCGCTAACACACTCGATGACACACTCTATCAAAGCTTTCGTGGCAAAGTCGGCGCGAGTAACACTCCTTTAGCATCGCGGGTATTATCGTTGAACTTACCCATCGGCGCACCGCAAAGTGTTGATGTGCGCTTGCACTTTGCCGAATTGTACTATGGCGCTCCAGGACGTGCCGCAGGTGGTGCAGGTAAACGCGTATTTGATGTGATAGCGGAGGGACAAACCGTACTCAAGAATTTTGACATCTTTGCCGCGAGTGGTAGCGCGCTCAATGCGGTTGTCGTGCCGATTAATGGCATTCAAGTCAATGATGGAACACTCAATTTACAATTTGCTGCACAACAAGACTTTGCCTCTATTGCCGCTATTGAGGTCTTAAGTGCGTCTAGTTAG
- a CDS encoding malectin domain-containing carbohydrate-binding protein has protein sequence MATDLLNPSTNSTTSPNTSNLNTGYTSLQASTADPYGFSSMNQSAIGGSSLQVLTPDANIVSNRIVFGTVAGEVRSPKTLTLNNTGSTPLTIALNLGDSQEKSNAVRLADHQRAADFQILDAPTGQPFTLGANQSRTIQVQFAPQRAARLSTTPTTHTFNGENYASLTINANGQPAKTVNLAGLNAANYEANREPSLAEITRIFGWTTNIGTESLVIGGQKQLIGDEVYSPYWVRADNSKPVQLWPLAVFSGPTDGPHDPIRFQAKPGSGGQSGFIYQHAGRLQADNVLGSNDISGGENQKILPKILVGGVNTTPTLGNVSFTPNSPFALNRSLFAPTSEGAWTDYTQNLPDQTHNWRIYPVRDAQGTLIPHTWIAAADPGNDNSAPPKNYDYNDDIYLFVNAKPENSALDPSVGGRFPGSPDLQFYFGKTYENVFPNSLKDQNGKNIGFTSTQLNKNDTFTSIASYNPNLINLDTTGSGTLKITTTGGSNGSKDNTLVNGLQTIFDGRASKSVISSKLLGPFNNIKAGFQQAGVMLGPDQDNYIKVVAIAGNNGQLGIQFYQENKGVGKTIGTAAIANPGSLQSLELKLFTDPQAGTVRAGYSVGNNNNIVLLPGVVSLKGGQIGRYFAAQSKAGLITSNKGAAPFTATFDNFLISANETTAQRQVLHRVNVGSSSSYTSPSGFVWSADTGLFSPSNAVPESTLGTPNIQNTNIDPVYRSYRAKIGNGSIPMSSRVLSFALPVQPGKVDLRLHFSENYWGAPNRGPGGIGKRVFDVIVENKTLLHNFDITAAAGGALKAVKVPIEGVQVNDGQLNIQLKADVDFGALSAIEVFRSA, from the coding sequence ATGGCGACTGATCTCCTTAATCCTTCTACTAATTCAACTACTAGCCCGAATACCAGTAATCTCAACACTGGTTACACTAGCCTGCAAGCGAGTACGGCAGATCCGTACGGCTTCAGTAGCATGAACCAAAGTGCGATTGGCGGTAGTAGCCTTCAAGTTCTGACTCCAGATGCCAATATTGTCTCGAACCGGATAGTATTTGGTACTGTTGCGGGAGAAGTGCGATCGCCAAAAACACTGACGCTGAATAATACAGGAAGTACCCCGCTCACAATTGCGCTTAATCTTGGCGATTCACAAGAAAAGAGTAACGCGGTGAGGCTTGCAGACCATCAAAGGGCTGCTGACTTTCAAATTCTTGATGCTCCCACAGGACAGCCGTTTACGCTTGGAGCCAATCAAAGTCGCACAATTCAAGTTCAGTTTGCTCCGCAGCGTGCTGCGCGACTAAGTACCACGCCCACTACCCATACTTTTAACGGGGAAAACTACGCATCGCTGACAATCAATGCTAACGGTCAACCAGCAAAAACAGTTAACCTTGCTGGACTCAACGCAGCTAACTACGAAGCCAATAGAGAACCCTCACTAGCAGAAATCACTCGGATTTTTGGATGGACAACAAATATAGGTACTGAAAGCTTAGTCATAGGTGGTCAAAAACAACTCATTGGTGATGAAGTTTACTCTCCTTACTGGGTACGTGCGGACAATAGTAAGCCAGTTCAACTATGGCCGCTAGCAGTTTTCAGTGGTCCCACAGATGGTCCTCACGATCCGATAAGGTTTCAGGCAAAACCTGGCAGTGGCGGTCAAAGTGGGTTTATTTATCAACACGCCGGACGGCTTCAAGCGGATAATGTGCTTGGTAGTAATGACATCAGTGGTGGCGAAAACCAAAAGATTCTTCCCAAAATCTTAGTCGGTGGGGTGAATACAACTCCAACTCTTGGTAACGTGAGCTTCACGCCAAATAGCCCATTTGCCCTCAACCGCAGCTTGTTCGCACCCACGAGCGAAGGAGCTTGGACAGATTACACGCAAAACCTTCCCGATCAAACGCACAACTGGCGAATATATCCAGTCCGCGATGCTCAAGGTACGCTTATTCCACACACTTGGATAGCTGCTGCCGACCCTGGTAACGACAACAGTGCACCACCCAAAAATTATGATTATAATGATGACATTTACCTGTTCGTCAATGCCAAACCCGAAAATTCTGCTTTAGATCCATCAGTAGGCGGTAGATTTCCTGGTTCGCCAGACTTGCAATTTTACTTTGGTAAAACCTACGAGAATGTCTTTCCGAATAGCTTGAAAGATCAAAATGGTAAGAATATCGGATTTACCAGCACGCAACTTAATAAAAACGACACCTTTACCTCAATAGCATCCTACAATCCAAATCTCATCAACCTTGATACTACTGGTTCAGGAACGCTAAAGATTACGACAACTGGTGGTAGCAATGGTAGTAAAGACAATACGCTCGTCAACGGATTGCAAACCATCTTCGATGGCAGAGCCAGCAAGTCGGTGATCAGTAGTAAGCTGCTTGGTCCGTTTAACAACATTAAGGCAGGTTTCCAGCAAGCAGGCGTGATGCTGGGGCCAGATCAAGACAACTATATCAAGGTAGTCGCGATCGCGGGTAATAACGGTCAACTCGGAATTCAGTTTTATCAAGAAAACAAGGGCGTGGGCAAAACAATCGGTACAGCGGCGATCGCTAATCCTGGAAGCTTGCAGTCCTTAGAACTGAAATTATTTACCGATCCTCAAGCTGGAACTGTTCGCGCTGGTTATAGCGTTGGCAACAACAATAATATCGTTCTCCTGCCTGGCGTTGTTTCGCTCAAAGGTGGTCAGATTGGTCGCTATTTCGCGGCGCAAAGTAAAGCTGGACTCATTACAAGTAATAAAGGAGCCGCACCATTTACAGCGACTTTTGATAATTTCTTAATTTCAGCGAACGAAACTACAGCGCAACGGCAAGTTCTGCATCGCGTTAATGTTGGTAGTAGCTCATCCTACACTAGCCCTAGTGGTTTTGTTTGGTCGGCTGATACAGGTTTATTTAGCCCATCCAACGCAGTACCCGAAAGCACATTGGGTACACCTAACATCCAAAATACAAATATCGATCCTGTCTATCGTTCGTATCGGGCAAAAATAGGCAATGGTTCGATCCCGATGTCTTCCCGCGTACTTTCCTTTGCGCTACCTGTTCAACCAGGTAAAGTCGATCTCCGGTTACACTTCTCTGAGAACTACTGGGGTGCGCCCAATCGCGGTCCTGGTGGTATCGGTAAGCGCGTGTTCGATGTCATTGTTGAGAACAAAACTCTGCTCCACAACTTCGACATCACGGCAGCAGCAGGCGGTGCGCTCAAGGCAGTTAAAGTACCTATCGAAGGCGTACAAGTTAACGATGGTCAGCTAAATATCCAACTTAAGGCAGATGTAGACTTTGGTGCGCTTTCTGCGATCGAAGTGTTTCGCTCCGCATAG
- a CDS encoding kelch repeat-containing protein translates to MPTYLSLDFSTGVPGSVADKNGLGTGFTSVQANSSGDAYDLSLINLDTASSSLVLTATQGSNAAANNLKNALQVAVDTITQPFRISTRLKGPVTNLNAAYKQGGIFLGSDQDNYAKLVVVNDGKDLKLQFYNEQNGSGTSIGEIKGLNWAGVQTLDLYLTGNPQTKTLTAAYRVNSNSALPTTLQQVQLNNAAAASLFANSATARAGILAFTGQSKKVDVTFDYFGVNSLGSPNPDFNQINWSSAKSSPLGRTEASGIVANNKLYVFGGYIDNTFTPTKQSHVYNPATNAWQRIADLPTAISHAGIAVAGNNIYLAGGYPGKEPKGQTFATNEVWRYNTVQNKWFSMPSLPAARGSGELAVLNGRLHFFGGVNANRIDQGNHWVLPLNGSQWTSLAPLPNPRSHMADAVVGGKLYAIGGQVGKEHEGAQATVNIYHPETNTWKSAKSLPQALSHISASTFVMDGKIIVAGGMLADGKDISEVKAYDPLSNSWSTLSPIPAPRSSGVAGRIGNNIFFATGASPGFSATTFKGAPIKNQVVSNNAQALYRINVGSSTAYTDSNGNTWSPDTGLFNSQSAPALNGGPLNPAPAIANTLDDTLYQSFRGKVGASNTPLASRVLSLNLPIDAPQSVDVRLHFAELYYGAPGRAAGGAGKRVFDVIAEGQTVLKNFDIFAASGGALNAVVVPINGIQVNDGTLNLQFAAQQDFASIAAIEVLAAT, encoded by the coding sequence GTGCCCACATATTTAAGCTTAGATTTTTCGACAGGAGTACCAGGAAGCGTCGCAGACAAAAATGGACTCGGAACAGGGTTCACATCCGTGCAAGCGAACAGCAGCGGCGATGCGTATGACTTGAGTTTGATCAATCTCGATACCGCCAGTAGCAGCTTAGTGCTAACCGCAACGCAAGGCAGCAATGCGGCAGCGAACAACCTGAAAAATGCACTGCAAGTAGCGGTAGATACAATCACGCAGCCATTTAGAATCAGTACGCGGCTCAAAGGACCCGTCACCAACCTCAACGCGGCGTACAAGCAAGGCGGCATCTTTCTCGGTTCAGACCAAGACAACTACGCCAAACTTGTTGTTGTCAACGACGGCAAAGACTTGAAGTTGCAGTTCTACAACGAACAAAATGGCAGTGGGACGAGCATTGGTGAAATCAAAGGTTTAAACTGGGCAGGCGTGCAGACGCTCGACTTGTACCTGACAGGCAACCCGCAAACCAAAACGCTCACAGCAGCGTATCGCGTGAACTCGAATAGTGCCTTACCAACCACTCTACAACAAGTCCAATTAAACAATGCCGCAGCCGCATCGTTGTTTGCAAATAGTGCCACCGCCCGCGCTGGCATTTTGGCGTTTACGGGTCAGTCAAAGAAAGTCGATGTCACGTTTGACTATTTTGGCGTGAACTCGCTTGGCAGTCCTAACCCCGACTTTAATCAAATTAACTGGAGTTCTGCTAAATCATCACCGCTTGGTCGTACAGAGGCTTCAGGGATTGTAGCCAATAACAAGCTATATGTATTTGGTGGATATATTGATAATACTTTCACTCCAACCAAGCAATCGCACGTTTATAATCCAGCAACAAACGCATGGCAACGAATAGCAGATTTGCCAACAGCAATTAGTCATGCAGGTATTGCGGTTGCTGGAAATAATATTTATTTGGCTGGTGGATACCCAGGAAAAGAACCAAAAGGACAGACGTTTGCAACAAATGAAGTGTGGCGATATAACACTGTCCAAAACAAATGGTTTTCAATGCCATCTCTACCCGCAGCTAGAGGATCTGGTGAGTTAGCAGTTCTCAATGGCAGATTGCATTTCTTTGGTGGTGTGAATGCCAACCGAATTGATCAAGGAAATCATTGGGTTTTGCCGCTTAATGGTAGTCAATGGACTAGCTTAGCCCCATTACCTAATCCGCGCAGTCATATGGCAGATGCGGTAGTGGGTGGAAAGCTTTATGCTATTGGCGGTCAGGTTGGTAAAGAACACGAAGGCGCTCAAGCTACAGTGAATATTTATCATCCAGAAACTAATACTTGGAAATCAGCGAAAAGCTTACCTCAAGCACTGTCGCACATTTCTGCTTCCACGTTTGTCATGGACGGTAAGATTATTGTAGCAGGAGGTATGCTCGCTGATGGTAAGGATATTAGTGAGGTAAAAGCTTACGACCCACTTTCTAATTCTTGGTCTACACTATCACCGATTCCGGCACCAAGATCTTCTGGAGTTGCTGGGCGAATAGGCAATAATATATTCTTTGCTACTGGTGCGTCCCCTGGGTTCTCTGCAACTACGTTCAAAGGAGCGCCAATTAAAAACCAAGTTGTCAGTAATAATGCACAAGCACTGTATCGAATAAATGTAGGCAGCAGCACAGCGTACACCGATAGCAACGGCAATACCTGGTCGCCAGACACGGGACTATTCAACTCGCAGTCCGCACCCGCACTCAACGGTGGTCCGCTCAATCCAGCCCCAGCGATCGCTAACACGCTCGATGACACACTCTATCAAAGCTTTCGTGGCAAAGTCGGCGCGAGTAACACTCCTTTAGCATCGCGAGTATTATCGTTGAACTTACCCATCGACGCACCGCAAAGCGTTGATGTGCGCTTGCACTTTGCCGAATTGTACTATGGCGCTCCAGGACGTGCGGCGGGTGGTGCAGGTAAACGCGTCTTTGATGTGATAGCGGAGGGACAAACCGTACTCAAGAATTTTGACATCTTTGCCGCGAGTGGTGGCGCGCTCAATGCGGTTGTCGTGCCGATTAATGGCATTCAAGTCAATGATGGAACACTCAATTTACAATTTGCTGCACAACAAGACTTTGCCTCTATTGCCGCTATTGAGGTTCTTGCAGCAACCTAA
- a CDS encoding Ig-like domain-containing protein, which yields MLNLDFSFALPDTILDKDGQGTGFTSVEPNSSGDQYQPSNIDLNTATKTLTLTATKGSSAWANNSLKNALQRGIDDTKPFTINTRLKGSPTKFTSAFQQGGIFFGSDQDNYVKLVLINTGGSNGLRLQFFKEENGVGSSIAEITNLNWSNINTLDLYLTGDPDTKTFKAAYRVNSNTAPAQVVNQSAQIQANTPFFLANSGNTTAGILASTSNAPNVAVAFDQFGIAQEIKVNFQPDAANLPSGYVKDTGAAFNNTRGYGWVRSGTNTPFNIAQFARDRDRAGVDQRIDTLLHMQYFNSPAAAWEMAVPNGMYSVSVSVGDGPNPNGVYDSKHTIRVEGVTAINQFQSTPQQEYKLETVKVNVNDGRLTIDAIGGTNTKINFIEIFNITPGKHPNVTGFAVDRDPQGKAFLNTSINVDVALARSGIGVDPSSLNSSTVKLYRTKDGKQVPGLVGTSGGNDVIVYQPSQNLDANTNYTLIVTNKVKDESGTSFNTESFTFNTGNSSTVPRDFRVNFTKESVYQGAPIASLTVGPDGKLYAAGLDGKIRRWNIDAGSGRLSNLQTFAPAKLNGRAIIGLTFDPKNPNNLWISHNDPLFPQPAKDFTGKISKLVLNQNTNSFSANVQDYVTGLPRSAKDHLSNSLAFGPDGKLYLSQGSNSALGAPDTAWANRPERLLTAAILQIDPNRNAPTGGFNIQTESYGGKQGNYNPFASNAPVKIYATGIRNAYDLVWHSNGFLYVPTNGSGANGNTPDNPKTSVNEALQKVGTQNDYLFKVVQGGYYGHPNPKRGEYILNGGNPTNGVDPAEVVRIVDPVTKVAYAGYPVGIKPDSNYRGFAYDFGRNKSPNGVIEYQSNTFGGALKNKLLVVQYSGGNDILALDPNESGNIPRGNVTQVISGLNDPLDLVEDTKKNAGNLYVAELIKDGVAGQISLLKVS from the coding sequence ATGCTAAACCTTGATTTTTCTTTTGCGCTTCCTGACACAATTTTAGATAAAGATGGTCAAGGCACCGGATTTACTTCAGTAGAGCCTAATAGCAGTGGCGACCAATATCAACCAAGTAACATTGACCTTAACACTGCTACGAAAACGCTGACCCTCACTGCGACCAAGGGTAGTAGCGCTTGGGCAAACAATTCACTCAAAAACGCACTACAGCGCGGAATTGATGACACGAAACCGTTTACAATCAATACGCGGTTAAAAGGTTCGCCGACTAAGTTTACGAGTGCTTTCCAACAGGGTGGTATTTTCTTTGGCTCGGATCAAGATAACTATGTCAAGCTTGTCTTAATTAATACTGGTGGTTCTAACGGCTTGCGGCTTCAGTTTTTCAAAGAAGAAAACGGAGTCGGGTCAAGCATCGCCGAAATTACTAACCTCAATTGGAGCAATATTAATACACTGGATCTTTATCTAACCGGAGATCCTGACACAAAAACTTTTAAAGCCGCTTACCGCGTTAACTCAAACACCGCACCTGCACAAGTCGTCAATCAATCCGCCCAAATTCAGGCAAATACGCCGTTTTTCCTAGCTAATTCGGGTAACACAACTGCGGGAATTTTAGCTTCAACAAGCAATGCACCAAACGTTGCGGTTGCATTTGATCAGTTTGGAATTGCGCAAGAAATAAAAGTCAACTTCCAGCCGGATGCAGCTAATTTGCCATCAGGTTATGTCAAAGATACGGGTGCAGCGTTTAATAATACGCGTGGTTACGGTTGGGTAAGAAGTGGCACAAATACGCCTTTCAATATTGCACAATTCGCCCGCGATCGCGATCGCGCTGGTGTTGACCAACGCATTGATACTTTACTGCATATGCAGTACTTCAATAGTCCAGCGGCGGCGTGGGAAATGGCTGTTCCGAATGGAATGTACAGCGTGAGTGTCAGCGTCGGTGACGGACCAAACCCCAACGGGGTTTATGACAGCAAACACACGATTCGTGTCGAAGGCGTTACCGCGATTAATCAATTTCAAAGTACTCCGCAGCAAGAATACAAACTAGAAACCGTCAAAGTTAATGTCAATGATGGTCGGCTAACGATTGATGCGATCGGCGGAACCAACACCAAAATTAACTTTATCGAGATCTTCAATATCACGCCAGGAAAACATCCGAACGTTACAGGATTTGCGGTTGATCGCGATCCTCAAGGGAAAGCTTTTCTGAACACATCAATTAATGTTGATGTGGCGCTGGCGCGATCGGGTATAGGGGTCGATCCTAGTAGTTTAAACTCCTCAACAGTCAAGCTGTATCGCACCAAAGACGGTAAACAAGTTCCTGGGCTTGTTGGAACAAGCGGTGGTAATGACGTGATTGTCTATCAACCGAGTCAAAACTTAGACGCGAACACCAACTACACCTTGATCGTTACAAACAAAGTCAAAGACGAGTCAGGGACAAGCTTCAATACAGAAAGTTTTACCTTTAATACCGGAAATTCTTCTACTGTACCTAGAGATTTCCGAGTTAACTTTACAAAGGAATCGGTCTACCAAGGTGCCCCGATAGCAAGCTTAACCGTAGGTCCAGACGGTAAATTATACGCGGCGGGGCTTGACGGTAAGATTCGTCGTTGGAACATTGACGCTGGTTCGGGTAGGTTATCTAATTTACAGACATTTGCGCCAGCAAAGCTAAATGGTAGAGCCATCATTGGTTTAACATTCGACCCCAAAAATCCCAATAACTTGTGGATTTCGCATAACGATCCATTGTTCCCGCAGCCAGCAAAAGACTTTACTGGCAAAATTTCTAAACTCGTTCTCAACCAGAATACTAATTCTTTTAGTGCTAATGTCCAAGACTACGTTACTGGTTTACCGCGATCGGCAAAAGATCACCTTAGCAACAGCCTAGCATTTGGTCCAGACGGCAAACTTTACTTGTCGCAAGGTAGTAATAGTGCTTTGGGTGCGCCAGATACCGCCTGGGCAAATCGACCTGAACGACTTTTAACAGCGGCAATTTTACAGATTGACCCCAACAGAAACGCCCCTACTGGTGGCTTTAACATCCAAACCGAAAGCTACGGCGGAAAGCAAGGTAACTACAATCCCTTTGCAAGCAATGCGCCCGTCAAAATCTATGCAACAGGTATCCGCAACGCTTATGACTTAGTTTGGCATAGCAACGGTTTCTTATACGTTCCGACGAATGGTAGTGGCGCTAACGGCAATACACCAGATAATCCCAAAACATCGGTAAATGAGGCTTTGCAGAAAGTTGGTACCCAAAACGATTATTTGTTTAAAGTTGTGCAGGGTGGTTACTACGGTCATCCAAACCCCAAACGCGGAGAATACATTCTGAATGGTGGCAATCCAACAAATGGAGTTGACCCCGCTGAGGTCGTCAGAATCGTAGACCCTGTTACTAAGGTGGCATACGCTGGCTATCCTGTAGGCATCAAGCCAGATTCCAACTATCGAGGCTTTGCTTATGATTTCGGACGGAACAAATCGCCTAATGGTGTCATTGAATACCAAAGCAATACTTTTGGCGGTGCATTGAAAAATAAGTTACTTGTTGTGCAGTACAGCGGCGGTAACGATATTCTGGCACTCGACCCAAATGAAAGCGGGAATATTCCTAGAGGTAATGTCACGCAAGTCATATCAGGATTGAACGATCCACTCGATCTTGTAGAAGACACGAAAAAGAACGCTGGTAACTTATACGTTGCAGAACTCATTAAAGACGGTGTTGCAGGGCAGATTTCTCTACTCAAAGTGAGTTGA